The Rhizobium oryzihabitans genomic sequence TTCCTGTCGGAACGGGAAACGATCTCGAATTCAAACCCGTCTCCGGCAACACGCTCACCGACCTCCGGAAGGCGATTGAGACGCCACAGGATGTAGCCCGCGACGGTGGAGTAGCGATCGGCATCGTCCACAAGGTCAATGTCGAGAAGGTAGGATGCCCTTCTGACATCGACGGCGCCGTCGATAAGCCAGGAACCGTCTTCGGCCTTTTCCGAAATCAGCAGTTCCTCGCCCTCGTCCGGGAATTCGCCCGCGATCGCCTCGAGAATATCCGTCGGGGTGGTGATCCCCTGAAGCGTGCCATATTCATCGATGATGACGGCCATCTGCAGCGGCGATTTACGGAGCTGTTCCATGACCTGCAAGGCGGTGGCGCTCTCGTGTACGACAAGCGGCTGCCGCAGAGAGCTTTCGAGGTTCAGTCTTCCGTCCCGCAGAAGATCGCGCAGCAGGTCCTTTGTGGCGGCGACGCCGAGGAAGGAGTCCAGTCTGCCCTGTGCAAGCATCAGACGGGAATGGTCGAGTTCGAGCAGGCGGTTTCTCAGAGTGTCGGGATCGGCATCGACATCCAGCCAGTCTATTTCCGTCCGTGGCGTCATGATCGAAACGACAGGGCGTTCGGCAAGCGTCAGCACGCCGCGGATCATGTCTTTTTCCTCGGATTTGAACAGATCGCTTCGCGCCGCCTGTTCCGCAATCACATCGGCGGTGTCGCCGAGTGGCTGTTCGCCGACCCGGCCGCCCAGAAGCCGGAGAATGGCGTCTGAGGTCCTCTCGCGCATGTCGCCGGCGGTGATGCGTTTTTCGCGGTTGCGCCTGCCGAGCTGGTTTGCCGCCTCGATCAGCAC encodes the following:
- a CDS encoding TerC family protein — protein: MEFLADPNIWIGLVTLIVLEVVLGIDNLVFIAILADKLPPHQRHRARLIGLSLALIMRVLLLFSISWIVTLTRPLFTIAEFSFSGRDLILILGGAFLLAKGTMELHERLEGDHKPKQGKVVHAVFWQVIVQIVVLDAVFSLDSVITAVGMVNNLWVMITAVCVAMAVMMAASKPLMTFVSKHPTVVILCLGFLLMIGFSLIVEGFGFHLPKGYLYAAIGFSVLIEAANQLGRRNREKRITAGDMRERTSDAILRLLGGRVGEQPLGDTADVIAEQAARSDLFKSEEKDMIRGVLTLAERPVVSIMTPRTEIDWLDVDADPDTLRNRLLELDHSRLMLAQGRLDSFLGVAATKDLLRDLLRDGRLNLESSLRQPLVVHESATALQVMEQLRKSPLQMAVIIDEYGTLQGITTPTDILEAIAGEFPDEGEELLISEKAEDGSWLIDGAVDVRRASYLLDIDLVDDADRYSTVAGYILWRLNRLPEVGERVAGDGFEFEIVSRSDRNIEKVRAWNNALHEA